From the Maioricimonas rarisocia genome, one window contains:
- a CDS encoding M24 family metallopeptidase, translating into MSDRFEARRKKLLRLLRDEGLPAMLVTAEKNVSYLTGFTGDSSYLLLGRDLAVVISDSRYTTQLKEECPTLDAVIRKTDVSLPQAAARVLRKAKLSQLAFEGQNVTFELHQKLADNLAQVELVPLNGRIESDLRAIKDADEINELRLAVQFAARGFEFLKATLTHGMTEREISHDLEHAMRRFGAEGVSFTPIIAVGDRAALPHYHPGDLKVEESPILLTDWGAQTRSGYRSDLTRVLVTGRPTAKLEKVYNVVLEAQQRAIAAIGPGVVCRDVDKAARETIHNAGYGKRFGHGLGHGIGLDIHEQPRLAPVSETILQPGMVVTVEPGIYLPGWGGVRIEDDVLVTRDGHEVLSNSVPNEFEQAFVDLGN; encoded by the coding sequence ATGAGTGACCGTTTCGAAGCCCGACGGAAGAAGCTTCTGCGACTGCTCCGCGACGAAGGTCTGCCGGCGATGCTGGTGACCGCCGAGAAGAACGTGTCGTACCTGACCGGCTTCACCGGGGACAGCAGCTACCTGCTGCTGGGACGGGACCTGGCTGTCGTCATCAGCGACAGCCGGTATACGACACAGCTGAAGGAAGAGTGCCCCACGCTCGACGCGGTGATCCGCAAGACGGACGTCTCGCTCCCGCAGGCGGCGGCCCGCGTGCTGCGTAAGGCAAAACTCTCGCAGCTGGCGTTCGAGGGACAGAATGTCACGTTCGAACTGCACCAGAAGCTGGCCGACAACCTGGCCCAGGTGGAACTCGTCCCCCTCAATGGCCGGATCGAAAGCGACCTGCGGGCAATCAAGGACGCCGATGAGATCAACGAACTCCGTCTGGCGGTGCAGTTCGCCGCCCGCGGCTTCGAATTTCTCAAAGCCACGCTGACGCACGGGATGACCGAGCGGGAGATTTCGCACGACCTCGAGCACGCGATGCGGCGGTTTGGTGCAGAAGGTGTGAGCTTTACGCCGATTATCGCGGTGGGAGATCGTGCGGCCCTGCCTCACTACCATCCCGGTGACCTGAAAGTTGAAGAGTCTCCGATCCTGCTGACCGACTGGGGAGCGCAGACCCGCTCCGGTTATCGGTCGGACCTGACGCGGGTCCTGGTGACGGGACGCCCAACTGCCAAACTGGAAAAGGTTTACAACGTCGTTCTGGAGGCCCAGCAGCGAGCAATCGCGGCCATCGGACCGGGAGTCGTGTGCCGGGACGTCGACAAGGCGGCCCGCGAGACGATTCACAACGCCGGTTATGGCAAGCGGTTCGGGCATGGACTGGGTCACGGGATCGGGCTGGATATCCATGAACAGCCCCGACTGGCTCCCGTTTCGGAGACAATCCTGCAGCCCGGGATGGTTGTCACGGTGGAGCCGGGCATCTATCTTCCGGGCTGGGGCGGGGTTAGAATCGAGGACGACGTTCTGGTGACCCGGGACGGCCACGAGGTCCTCTCTAACAGCGTTCCCAACGAGTTTGAGCAGGCTTTCGTCGATCTCGGGAATTAA
- the accB gene encoding acetyl-CoA carboxylase biotin carboxyl carrier protein → MANEANESFDLDKLQQLVEMMEKHDLREVKLSKGGQKWILRRGAQEVVQVPTAMNMMPPAPMPAAPAPAPAAPAAESGEAAAADSGLIEIVSPTVGTFYSSPQPGDPPFVKVGDKVRSDTIVCIVEAMKVFNQIPAEVSGTITKVLASDGDPVDFGQALFLVKPE, encoded by the coding sequence ATGGCCAACGAAGCGAACGAATCGTTCGATCTGGATAAACTGCAGCAGCTTGTCGAAATGATGGAGAAGCACGACCTCCGCGAGGTCAAACTCTCCAAAGGAGGCCAGAAATGGATCCTCCGTCGCGGCGCGCAGGAAGTCGTCCAGGTCCCGACTGCGATGAACATGATGCCGCCGGCTCCCATGCCGGCCGCGCCGGCCCCAGCACCGGCTGCCCCTGCTGCAGAGTCGGGTGAAGCCGCGGCTGCCGATTCCGGCCTGATCGAGATTGTCAGCCCGACGGTCGGAACCTTCTACAGCTCGCCCCAGCCGGGGGATCCGCCGTTCGTCAAGGTCGGAGACAAGGTTCGTTCCGACACGATCGTCTGTATCGTGGAGGCGATGAAGGTCTTCAACCAGATTCCGGCGGAAGTGAGCGGCACGATTACCAAGGTGCTCGCCAGCGATGGCGACCCCGTGGATTTCGGCCAGGCGTTGTTCCTCGTCAAACCGGAGTGA
- the accC gene encoding acetyl-CoA carboxylase biotin carboxylase subunit — MFQRILIANRGEIALRIIRACKELGIETVAVFSEADRGAHYLELADEAYCIGPASASESYLKIDRIISAAEIGNVQAIHPGYGFLAENAHFAEVCRDSQIEFIGPSHEAMATLGDKVAARKIAQEAKVPVVPGSQGLVTSEEEALKVAAEIGYPLLIKATAGGGGKGIRPAMNEITLRAELKAASAEAEKAFKNPGVYLERYIQKPRHVEVQILADQHGNAVHLWERDCTMQRKHQKLVEEAPAPSLPQSVREDICKAAVRLVQTANYSNAGTCEFLVDEDNQFYFIEVNARIQVEHPVTEMVTGTDLIKEQIRIAAGEKLRFTQKSIPCNGAAMEIRINAEDPENDFRGCPGTITKLRLPGGPGVRFDSHVYEGYRISPYYDSMIGKLIVHRETREEVIACTLRALNEMVVEGVKTTIPLARRILEHSTFTEARGDTGFVERTW; from the coding sequence ATGTTTCAGCGTATTCTGATTGCCAACCGGGGGGAGATTGCCCTTCGGATCATTCGTGCCTGCAAGGAACTGGGCATCGAGACCGTTGCCGTCTTCTCCGAAGCGGACCGCGGTGCCCACTACCTCGAACTGGCCGACGAAGCGTACTGCATCGGGCCGGCCTCGGCGTCCGAGAGCTACCTGAAGATCGACCGGATCATCAGCGCCGCCGAGATCGGGAACGTCCAGGCGATCCATCCCGGCTACGGTTTTCTGGCCGAGAACGCCCACTTCGCCGAGGTCTGCCGCGACTCCCAGATCGAGTTTATCGGCCCCTCGCACGAAGCGATGGCGACGCTCGGCGACAAGGTGGCTGCCCGGAAGATCGCTCAGGAGGCGAAGGTTCCGGTCGTTCCCGGCAGCCAGGGGCTGGTCACCTCCGAGGAGGAAGCCCTCAAGGTCGCTGCAGAGATCGGCTATCCGCTGCTGATCAAGGCAACGGCGGGCGGCGGCGGCAAGGGCATTCGCCCGGCCATGAACGAGATCACACTGCGAGCCGAACTGAAGGCCGCTTCGGCCGAAGCCGAGAAGGCATTCAAGAACCCCGGCGTGTACCTGGAACGTTACATCCAGAAGCCGCGGCACGTCGAAGTTCAGATTCTTGCCGACCAGCACGGCAACGCCGTTCACCTCTGGGAACGTGACTGCACGATGCAGCGCAAGCACCAGAAACTGGTGGAAGAGGCCCCGGCCCCCAGTCTTCCGCAGTCCGTACGGGAAGACATCTGCAAGGCGGCCGTGCGACTTGTCCAGACGGCCAATTACAGCAATGCCGGGACCTGCGAGTTCCTCGTCGACGAGGACAATCAGTTCTACTTCATCGAAGTGAACGCCCGTATCCAGGTCGAACACCCGGTCACCGAGATGGTGACCGGAACCGATCTGATCAAGGAGCAGATCCGGATCGCTGCCGGCGAGAAACTGCGGTTCACCCAGAAGTCGATTCCCTGCAACGGGGCGGCGATGGAGATCCGCATCAATGCCGAGGATCCCGAAAACGACTTCCGCGGCTGCCCGGGAACGATCACGAAACTGCGGCTGCCGGGTGGCCCGGGAGTGCGATTCGATTCGCACGTGTACGAGGGATACCGGATCAGCCCGTACTACGATTCGATGATCGGCAAGCTGATCGTCCATCGCGAAACGCGTGAAGAAGTGATCGCCTGTACGCTGCGGGCGCTGAACGAAATGGTCGTGGAAGGCGTGAAGACGACGATTCCGCTGGCCAGACGCATTCTGGAACACAGTACGTTCACCGAGGCACGTGGAGACACGGGCTTCGTTGAGCGCACGTGGTAA
- a CDS encoding 6-phosphofructokinase, giving the protein MKAAILTGGGDCPGLNAVIRAVVRVIANNGGQTIGFLEGWRGAIEANYIDLKPSETDEILPKGGTILGSSRTNPYKDDNGVQKIVDNMKSLDLDALIAIGGDDTLGVASKLYSDHQLPTIGCPKTIDNDLSSTDFTFGFDTCLNTVMDAVDKLRTTAESHRRVMVVEVMGRHAGWITCFSGIACAADAILVPEQEADLQDVCDRLAKRREDGKHYGIVMVSEGAQLKGEGLVTQDAELDDFGHVKLGGIGRKVARIIEKRTGIETRDVTLGHLQRGGSPSAYDRVLGTRLGIHAGRLALKGDFGKMVALRGLEIVGVPLAEAVGTMRTLYPEFLDEAGEFLK; this is encoded by the coding sequence ATGAAGGCAGCCATCCTGACCGGTGGTGGAGATTGTCCCGGACTGAACGCCGTCATTCGTGCGGTCGTCCGTGTGATTGCAAATAACGGTGGCCAGACGATCGGCTTTCTCGAAGGCTGGCGTGGTGCCATCGAAGCGAACTACATCGACCTCAAACCGTCCGAAACCGACGAGATCCTCCCCAAAGGGGGCACGATCCTCGGCTCGTCCCGTACCAATCCGTACAAGGACGACAACGGCGTCCAGAAGATCGTCGATAACATGAAGTCGCTCGATCTGGACGCGCTCATCGCCATTGGTGGCGACGACACGCTCGGCGTGGCCAGCAAGCTGTACAGTGACCATCAGTTGCCGACGATCGGCTGCCCCAAGACGATCGACAACGACCTGAGCAGCACCGATTTCACGTTCGGCTTCGACACCTGCCTGAACACTGTCATGGACGCCGTCGACAAGCTTCGCACCACCGCGGAGTCGCATCGCCGCGTGATGGTGGTCGAGGTCATGGGCCGGCACGCCGGCTGGATCACCTGCTTCTCCGGCATCGCCTGTGCCGCCGACGCCATTCTCGTGCCGGAACAGGAAGCCGACCTGCAGGACGTCTGCGACCGGCTCGCCAAGCGGCGCGAAGACGGCAAGCACTACGGCATCGTGATGGTCAGTGAAGGAGCCCAGCTGAAGGGCGAGGGCCTGGTGACCCAGGATGCCGAACTGGATGACTTCGGTCACGTCAAACTGGGCGGCATCGGTCGCAAGGTCGCCCGGATTATCGAAAAGCGGACCGGCATCGAAACCCGCGATGTCACCCTCGGACACCTGCAGCGCGGCGGTTCGCCGAGTGCCTACGACCGCGTGCTCGGTACGCGGCTCGGTATCCACGCCGGTCGTCTGGCTCTCAAGGGGGACTTCGGCAAGATGGTCGCGCTTCGCGGTCTCGAGATCGTCGGCGTGCCGCTGGCCGAGGCCGTTGGCACGATGCGGACGCTCTACCCGGAATTCCTCGACGAAGCGGGCGAGTTTCTGAAGTAA
- the folK gene encoding 2-amino-4-hydroxy-6-hydroxymethyldihydropteridine diphosphokinase → MTITPTSPRLLNLAYLSLGSNVGPEHYLPAAVEKLRCVGEVLRVSRVWQSPPVGYVHQPDFCNAAVLLEIDLGAAELKREVIARIESDLDRVRDPRNRSGPRTVDIDIALFNEDLISIGGNRIPDPEILIRPFLAVPLAEIDPTYRHPQTGETLQAVARRLRPHASLHERHDIRLA, encoded by the coding sequence GTGACGATCACCCCGACCTCTCCCCGCCTGCTTAATCTGGCGTACCTGTCACTGGGATCGAACGTCGGGCCGGAACATTATCTGCCCGCAGCGGTGGAAAAGCTGCGCTGTGTGGGCGAGGTGCTCCGCGTCTCGCGCGTCTGGCAATCGCCTCCGGTCGGCTACGTGCATCAACCGGATTTCTGCAACGCTGCCGTTCTTCTGGAAATCGACCTCGGGGCGGCTGAGCTCAAGCGGGAGGTCATCGCCCGGATCGAGTCAGACCTCGATCGTGTCCGCGACCCGCGAAACCGAAGCGGTCCCCGCACCGTCGACATCGACATCGCGTTGTTCAACGAAGATCTCATCTCAATCGGCGGGAATCGGATCCCCGATCCCGAAATTCTCATCCGGCCGTTTCTGGCAGTCCCGCTTGCAGAGATCGATCCTACGTACCGTCATCCGCAGACGGGGGAAACGCTGCAGGCTGTGGCGCGGCGGCTGCGGCCGCATGCATCACTGCACGAACGGCATGACATCCGGCTCGCATAA
- the folB gene encoding dihydroneopterin aldolase has translation MPDYVEINDLLLRTIIGINPEERVNRQDVVINIRMEADNRPAAASDDIEDAVNYRTISKQVIELVEGSSFLLVERMAERIAAICLEDERVTRAHVRVEKPGAVRFARSVGVSIERSRDDHPDLSPPA, from the coding sequence ATGCCGGACTACGTGGAAATCAACGACCTCCTGCTGCGGACCATCATCGGGATCAATCCCGAAGAGCGGGTGAACCGTCAGGATGTGGTGATCAACATCCGTATGGAAGCGGACAATCGGCCGGCGGCTGCGTCAGACGATATTGAAGATGCGGTCAACTACCGGACGATCTCCAAACAGGTCATCGAACTCGTGGAAGGATCCAGTTTCCTTCTGGTCGAGCGCATGGCAGAGCGGATTGCAGCAATCTGCCTGGAAGACGAACGTGTTACGCGGGCCCATGTCCGAGTCGAGAAACCGGGTGCAGTCCGATTCGCCCGGTCCGTGGGCGTGTCGATCGAGCGGAGTCGTGACGATCACCCCGACCTCTCCCCGCCTGCTTAA
- a CDS encoding SDR family oxidoreductase, with amino-acid sequence MIGAGSRAMVTGGGVRLGREIALTLARAGVNVCIHYGSSEEAAQQTLEEVREFGVDATAVQADLRDPVTAADQMFECVAEVFGAVDILINNAAIFEPGSLDETDESAWDRHLDINLKAPFFLTQRFARQLASGHDGAVVNIIDWRASRPRPGHAAYTIAKGGLLTMTRLLALELAPRIRVNAVSPGAILPPPGSDNEYLQQLAGKIPLQRTGSPAQVTDAVMFLLRSDFLTGEVVQVTGGEHL; translated from the coding sequence ATGATCGGAGCCGGAAGCCGGGCCATGGTTACCGGAGGGGGAGTGCGTCTGGGACGGGAAATCGCCCTGACGCTGGCCCGGGCCGGTGTGAACGTCTGCATTCACTACGGGTCGTCGGAAGAAGCCGCCCAGCAGACGCTCGAGGAGGTCCGCGAGTTCGGTGTCGACGCGACGGCGGTCCAGGCCGACCTCCGCGATCCCGTCACCGCAGCCGACCAGATGTTCGAATGTGTCGCCGAGGTCTTCGGGGCGGTCGACATTCTGATCAACAATGCGGCCATTTTCGAACCGGGAAGTCTGGACGAAACCGACGAATCTGCCTGGGATCGGCATCTCGACATCAACCTCAAGGCTCCCTTCTTTCTGACGCAACGTTTCGCCCGGCAACTGGCGTCCGGCCACGACGGGGCGGTGGTCAACATCATTGACTGGCGGGCATCGCGACCGCGGCCCGGTCACGCCGCCTACACGATCGCCAAGGGAGGTCTGCTGACGATGACGCGTCTGCTGGCACTCGAACTGGCCCCACGAATTCGTGTGAACGCCGTTTCGCCGGGAGCGATTCTTCCCCCGCCGGGCAGTGATAACGAGTACTTGCAGCAACTCGCCGGAAAGATTCCGCTGCAGCGGACAGGGAGCCCGGCTCAGGTGACGGACGCGGTCATGTTTCTCTTGCGATCCGACTTCCTGACTGGTGAAGTAGTGCAAGTGACCGGGGGCGAACACCTATAA
- a CDS encoding ATP-dependent helicase, with product MDRLGHLNPAQREAVQTLSGPLLVLAGAGTGKTRVITVRMAELIRNGVTPERILSVTFTNKASKEMLQRTRELLGGRMKKRPWISTFHALCVSVLRAEIKHLGYPDRFAIIDRGDQESIARGVLRDIRVTEKALRPGDLLSVVSRWKSAGVPHQRAAEVADDDKEFLAALGYRRYQEKLRATGSVDFDDLLLLTNRLFREFPEVLERHQRRFDHVQIDEYQDTNGLQFSIIEALVRGHNNICVVGDDDQSIYGWRGAEVRHILGFSQHFPGAKVIRLEENYRCTDRILDMANRLVQHNRDRHKKQLRPNKQSLEDVRFLEFSDETLEAEQVVREIRFLHQQKNVPLRDFAILFRTNEQPRLFEAELRRYGLRYVLLGSQSFYDKKEIRDLLAYLKVIAHPDDEVSLLRIINTPARGIGNTTVEKVMTEAVREGVPFWDMAQRLVNDGVITVKAGAAIDKFRQLLDTFRRKMESQPEKMDVVLRELIDTIDYEMEIERQYKDPQQALMRTAGLDDFVGSLTDYVTRTTGPTLDDYLASVALDGRDDEPDKEKQAAEDAVKLMTLHSAKGLEFPRVYLVGLEEGILPHKRSVDATEKEIAEERRLAYVGITRAQDYLTLSRAETRKRYGKPRKSMPSRFLREMQQEPPRVAVEPGQPA from the coding sequence ATGGATCGACTTGGCCACCTCAATCCTGCGCAGCGCGAAGCCGTGCAGACGCTTTCCGGCCCCCTCCTGGTTCTTGCCGGGGCCGGAACGGGAAAGACGCGCGTGATTACCGTCCGCATGGCGGAACTGATCCGCAACGGCGTCACGCCCGAACGCATCCTTTCGGTGACATTCACCAACAAGGCGTCCAAGGAGATGCTGCAGCGGACGCGTGAGCTGCTCGGCGGCCGCATGAAGAAGCGTCCCTGGATCTCGACGTTTCATGCGCTGTGCGTGAGTGTCCTGCGAGCCGAGATCAAGCACCTCGGCTATCCGGATCGGTTCGCGATCATCGACCGCGGCGACCAGGAGTCGATCGCCCGCGGCGTGCTGCGTGATATCCGGGTGACAGAGAAGGCGCTGCGGCCGGGGGATCTGCTCAGCGTTGTCAGTCGCTGGAAGTCGGCCGGCGTCCCGCACCAGCGGGCTGCCGAGGTCGCCGACGACGACAAGGAGTTCCTCGCCGCTCTGGGATATCGCCGTTACCAGGAAAAGCTGCGAGCCACCGGAAGCGTCGATTTCGACGACCTGCTGCTGCTGACGAACCGGCTGTTCCGCGAGTTCCCGGAAGTCCTCGAGCGGCATCAGAGGCGGTTCGACCACGTCCAGATCGACGAGTATCAGGACACGAACGGGCTGCAGTTCAGCATCATCGAAGCACTCGTCCGCGGGCACAACAACATCTGCGTCGTGGGTGATGACGACCAGTCGATCTACGGCTGGCGCGGGGCGGAGGTCCGGCACATTCTCGGCTTCTCGCAGCACTTCCCCGGGGCGAAGGTCATTCGTCTCGAAGAGAATTACCGCTGCACCGACCGCATTCTCGACATGGCCAACCGGCTGGTGCAGCACAATCGCGACCGCCACAAGAAGCAGTTGCGTCCGAACAAGCAGTCGCTCGAGGACGTCCGCTTTCTCGAGTTCTCCGACGAAACGCTCGAAGCCGAGCAGGTCGTGCGGGAAATCCGCTTTCTGCATCAGCAGAAGAACGTGCCCCTCCGCGACTTTGCCATCCTGTTCCGCACCAACGAGCAGCCCCGTCTGTTCGAAGCGGAACTGAGGCGGTACGGACTCCGCTACGTGCTGCTGGGCAGCCAGTCCTTCTACGACAAGAAGGAAATCCGGGATCTGCTCGCGTACCTGAAGGTCATTGCGCATCCCGATGATGAAGTCTCGCTGCTGCGGATCATCAATACGCCGGCGCGGGGGATCGGCAATACCACCGTCGAAAAAGTGATGACCGAGGCGGTCAGGGAGGGGGTGCCGTTCTGGGATATGGCGCAGCGACTCGTCAACGACGGCGTCATCACCGTCAAGGCGGGCGCCGCGATCGACAAGTTCCGTCAGCTTCTCGACACCTTCCGCCGCAAGATGGAGAGCCAGCCCGAAAAGATGGACGTGGTGCTGCGGGAGCTGATCGACACGATCGACTACGAGATGGAAATTGAGCGGCAGTACAAGGATCCGCAACAGGCATTGATGCGCACGGCGGGGCTGGATGACTTTGTCGGCTCGCTGACCGACTACGTCACGCGAACCACCGGACCGACCTTGGACGACTATCTCGCAAGTGTCGCGCTCGATGGCCGCGATGATGAACCGGATAAGGAAAAACAGGCGGCCGAAGATGCGGTCAAGCTGATGACCCTGCACAGCGCCAAGGGTCTGGAGTTTCCCCGCGTCTACCTGGTCGGACTGGAAGAGGGCATCCTGCCGCACAAACGGTCCGTGGACGCGACGGAGAAAGAGATCGCCGAAGAGCGCCGCCTCGCCTACGTGGGGATCACACGGGCCCAGGACTACCTCACGCTCAGCCGGGCCGAGACCCGCAAGCGATACGGCAAGCCCCGCAAGTCGATGCCGTCTCGCTTTCTTCGCGAGATGCAGCAGGAGCCGCCCCGCGTCGCTGTCGAGCCCGGCCAGCCAGCCTGA
- the aroF gene encoding 3-deoxy-7-phosphoheptulonate synthase produces the protein MIVVMKRGSSDDSVAVMVRRIEEMGLKAHVIQGTERTVIAAVGEKRDGERETLESYEEVDQVVPILAPYKVASLETKPDPTVVTARDLKIGGGHVGVIAGPCSVESEEQILTVARQVKAAGAAGLRGGAFKPRTSPYAFQGLKEEGLKLLAMAREETGLAVVTEVMTPHHVDLVAEYTDVLQIGARNMQNYHLLQAVGESRKPVLLKRGASATMDEFLLAAEYILDQGNTQVALCERGIRTFETHTRFTLPLASVAYLHERTHLPVVIDPSHGTGIASLVPPMCTAAVAAGADGLIIEVHPDPHKALSDGAQSLTPEAFAGTMEQCRKVAVALDKSL, from the coding sequence ATGATCGTGGTCATGAAACGTGGATCGTCGGATGATTCCGTCGCTGTCATGGTTCGACGGATCGAAGAGATGGGTCTGAAGGCCCACGTGATCCAGGGTACCGAACGGACCGTCATCGCCGCGGTCGGTGAGAAGCGGGATGGCGAACGGGAGACGCTCGAATCGTACGAGGAGGTGGACCAGGTCGTCCCCATTCTCGCCCCCTACAAGGTTGCCAGCCTCGAAACCAAGCCCGATCCGACTGTCGTCACCGCCCGCGATCTGAAGATCGGTGGCGGGCACGTCGGCGTGATCGCCGGCCCCTGCTCGGTCGAGAGTGAAGAACAGATTCTCACCGTCGCCCGGCAGGTCAAAGCGGCCGGAGCCGCGGGCCTGCGTGGTGGAGCCTTCAAGCCCCGCACCAGCCCGTACGCGTTCCAGGGGCTTAAGGAAGAGGGCCTCAAACTGCTGGCCATGGCCCGCGAGGAGACCGGGCTGGCCGTCGTCACCGAAGTGATGACCCCCCACCACGTCGATCTCGTGGCGGAGTACACCGACGTCCTGCAGATCGGGGCCCGCAACATGCAGAATTACCATCTGCTGCAGGCGGTCGGCGAATCCCGCAAGCCGGTGCTCCTCAAGCGTGGAGCCTCGGCCACGATGGACGAGTTCCTGCTGGCGGCCGAATACATCCTCGACCAGGGGAACACGCAGGTGGCTCTGTGCGAGCGGGGCATCCGGACCTTCGAAACGCATACGCGGTTCACGCTACCGCTCGCTTCGGTCGCGTACCTGCACGAACGGACCCACCTCCCGGTCGTGATCGATCCCAGCCACGGGACCGGCATTGCCTCGCTCGTGCCCCCGATGTGCACCGCGGCGGTGGCCGCCGGAGCGGACGGACTGATCATCGAAGTGCATCCCGATCCGCACAAGGCGCTGAGCGACGGGGCGCAGTCGTTGACGCCCGAAGCGTTCGCCGGGACGATGGAGCAGTGCCGCAAAGTGGCAGTCGCGCTCGACAAGTCGTTGTAG
- the hpt gene encoding hypoxanthine phosphoribosyltransferase — protein sequence MGDASRADRQSDAVRPMIAADKIAEAVRGLGRQITSDYVDRPLTLLGVLSGSIMFVSDLMRQIELPHQLGLIQASSYRGTATEPDELSINDEFLPNLADRHVVLVDDIFDTGNTMLRLMHTLERHHPASLKSAVLLWKKDRTRVELTPDYHCFEIPDAFVVGYGLDYNDEYRYLPYVGVVQTHE from the coding sequence ATGGGAGACGCGTCGAGGGCGGACCGGCAATCGGATGCCGTCCGCCCCATGATTGCAGCCGACAAGATCGCCGAGGCCGTCCGCGGCCTCGGACGGCAGATCACCAGCGATTACGTCGATCGTCCGCTCACGCTGCTGGGCGTGCTCAGCGGCAGCATCATGTTTGTCTCGGACCTGATGCGGCAGATCGAACTTCCGCACCAGTTGGGGCTCATTCAGGCATCCAGTTACCGCGGGACTGCGACCGAGCCGGACGAACTCTCGATCAACGACGAGTTCCTGCCGAACCTTGCCGACCGACACGTCGTGCTGGTCGACGACATCTTTGACACCGGGAACACGATGCTGCGGCTGATGCACACGCTCGAGCGGCATCACCCCGCCAGTCTGAAGTCGGCGGTTCTGCTCTGGAAGAAGGACCGAACGCGCGTCGAACTGACGCCCGACTATCACTGCTTCGAGATTCCGGACGCCTTCGTCGTCGGCTATGGACTCGACTACAACGACGAATACCGGTACCTGCCGTACGTGGGCGTTGTGCAGACGCATGAATAG
- a CDS encoding MFS transporter, producing MAETLDAPGRTATGLKLRLFLMMFLQYFVQGSYLPVVTEYLRSGLGFAPSQLGAFGAAISIGPLVAPFFIGQLVDRHMATERVLAFCHFAGGIIMISLFFLEGFWPIFLLGAAYSALYVPSMMLTNSLTFSHLADREREFPLVRLWGTIGFVLPAWWVEMVYLKGLEGSELDRARGIVLMFAGVSGLLMAVYSLTLPHTPPVKKDQPDLAPGKVLQLLKLRHFAVLVGISLVVAVSHKYFFVWNSPYLRHILDQVGIRSALEGRISSIGQIAEVLVMTGLGWSIKRYGFKATMLAGVSAYLLRCLLFALAVTIEGGQASYSMSGWMPQIEMNGPAAMVFTLVAMGQALHGFCFGCFLATAYMYVDRVAPADVRGSMQTFYGTFIVGAGMFAGGFVGGWIGELFETSPDATPLRSALGVASQAGMAEFVRELPDGTAEAFVADWTGIWLSGALLAAVALIGMWLLFPRDAGLSEATEGEES from the coding sequence ATGGCCGAGACACTGGACGCTCCGGGACGCACCGCGACCGGACTGAAGCTGCGGCTGTTTCTGATGATGTTCCTGCAGTATTTCGTCCAGGGAAGCTACCTGCCGGTCGTCACCGAGTACCTCCGCAGCGGACTCGGCTTCGCTCCCAGCCAGCTCGGAGCATTCGGCGCCGCCATCTCGATCGGTCCGCTGGTGGCTCCATTCTTTATCGGACAGCTCGTCGACCGGCATATGGCGACCGAGCGAGTTCTGGCGTTTTGCCACTTCGCCGGCGGGATCATCATGATCTCGCTGTTCTTCCTGGAAGGATTCTGGCCCATTTTCCTTCTGGGAGCGGCTTATTCGGCACTCTACGTCCCGTCGATGATGCTGACAAACTCTCTGACGTTCTCACACCTGGCGGATCGGGAGCGGGAGTTTCCGCTGGTCCGGTTGTGGGGGACGATCGGTTTCGTCCTGCCGGCATGGTGGGTGGAAATGGTCTATCTGAAAGGACTTGAAGGGAGCGAGCTGGACCGGGCCCGCGGCATCGTGCTGATGTTCGCCGGGGTCAGCGGGCTGCTGATGGCGGTCTACTCACTCACCCTGCCGCACACGCCTCCGGTGAAGAAAGATCAGCCGGACCTGGCCCCCGGCAAGGTCCTGCAACTGCTCAAGCTGCGTCACTTCGCCGTGCTCGTCGGAATCAGCCTGGTCGTTGCCGTTTCCCACAAGTATTTCTTCGTCTGGAACAGCCCGTACCTGCGACACATTCTGGACCAGGTCGGAATTCGCTCGGCCCTGGAGGGGCGAATCAGCTCGATCGGGCAGATTGCCGAGGTGCTCGTGATGACCGGTCTGGGCTGGTCCATCAAGCGATACGGCTTCAAGGCGACGATGCTGGCCGGAGTGTCGGCGTATCTACTGCGGTGCCTGCTGTTCGCCCTCGCGGTCACGATCGAAGGTGGGCAGGCCTCGTACAGCATGTCGGGATGGATGCCGCAGATCGAGATGAACGGGCCGGCGGCGATGGTGTTCACTCTGGTTGCAATGGGGCAGGCTCTGCACGGTTTCTGCTTCGGCTGCTTCCTCGCGACCGCCTACATGTATGTCGACCGGGTCGCTCCGGCGGACGTCCGCGGCAGTATGCAGACGTTCTACGGAACTTTCATCGTCGGCGCCGGGATGTTTGCGGGCGGATTCGTCGGCGGCTGGATCGGCGAACTGTTCGAGACCTCTCCAGACGCGACGCCGCTCCGATCGGCACTGGGCGTGGCATCTCAGGCGGGTATGGCCGAGTTCGTGCGAGAGCTCCCGGACGGTACGGCGGAGGCATTCGTCGCGGACTGGACGGGCATCTGGCTGAGCGGCGCGCTGCTCGCCGCGGTCGCCCTGATCGGCATGTGGCTGCTGTTCCCGCGCGATGCGGGGCTGTCGGAAGCGACGGAGGGCGAGGAGTCGTAG